In the genome of Sardina pilchardus chromosome 14, fSarPil1.1, whole genome shotgun sequence, the window GAGTATCCATATGCAGATCTGTGGCATGATTGGCTATGCTATGTGGTGAGACCCTTTTGTTTTGACTGGATGTAGGGATGATGCTGGAACTGCCTGACAAAGTCATCAAGCAGATGTTACAAGATGAGTCTGTCCTTAATGATGGAATAAGCAGAGCACTTCAGGCTCTCAGCCCAGACAGGTACTAAATCAAGTCATAGTCTCAGTGTTCATACTCAGATGTTGTATTGGTGACATGCACTCACGATCATGACTCTGCCTCTTAGTCAGGTGGTGTGTGAGGTAGAGGAGACATCTGCCTCTTCGGACTCTTTGGGTGAACGACTCTACGATCTCATCGACCTTCACAAcaccggccacacacacaaaatcacaggtAACCTTTCTTTGTGATAAGACACAGTCCATGTTATTCAGTAAGTGCCGAACATATGGGCAAGGATTACCCCTTGTGATTTGTGTACACAGGCATGCTGTTGGAACAGAACAAGGAGGCCATTCTTCAAATCCTGTCAGATCCTGAATTGCTGGAAAAGAAGATCAACATTGCCTTAAAAACACTGCTTGAGTATGTATGCTTGAAATTCTGTACTTTTGTTGCTCTCTGCACCTACAATTAAACAGTACAAGTTCATGTCCCCTTATTGTTGTGTAAgtaggcaggaggaggagggaaccAACATGATTGAAAGCTCTGATTCCGAGGTTGAATCCGAATCCGTTGGAGAAAAACTGTTCAACCTTGTGAAACAGATAGACCCCACCCACTCAGCTGACATCACAGGTGAGTTGGCCAGTTGTAACTGTACAAATATTTGAAGGTTAACCTTACCTTTTACTTTTGTTGTGATCCTGCACAAGATGGCACTGAACATGTCACTCCTTTTATGTTGTTTCTGCTCCTCT includes:
- the LOC134100991 gene encoding uncharacterized protein LOC134100991 isoform X1, which produces MNEEEEMDELGEKLYDLIFSKHGEIAGKLTGMMLELPDKVIKQMLQDESVLNDGISRALQALSPDSQVVCEVEETSASSDSLGERLYDLIDLHNTGHTHKITGMLLEQNKEAILQILSDPELLEKKINIALKTLLDRQEEEGTNMIESSDSEVESESVGEKLFNLVKQIDPTHSADITGMLLEMDSKSLNQVMKDHSMLEVAVKRAQSALQSLTHTHSSE
- the LOC134100991 gene encoding uncharacterized protein LOC134100991 isoform X2, with the translated sequence MNEEEEMDELGEKLYDLIFSKHGEIAGKLTGMMLELPDKVIKQMLQDESVLNDGISRALQALSPDSQVVCEVEETSASSDSLGERLYDLIDLHNTGHTHKITGMLLEQNKEAILQILSDPELLEKKINIALKTLLEQEEEGTNMIESSDSEVESESVGEKLFNLVKQIDPTHSADITGMLLEMDSKSLNQVMKDHSMLEVAVKRAQSALQSLTHTHSSE